From the Streptomyces sp. Sge12 genome, the window ACCATTCCGAACCCCCCTGGAATCTCGTATGGTGGAAGAGTCTTTCCGAATTTTGTAGCTGGTTACCTTGTACTGGCTGGTAGGTGGGACGATCGGACAACAGGTCCTGCCGCACCTGCTGTGCAGCGGGGCTCTGTGTGTTACAGCGAACCAGGGACAGAAGAGGAACACGGCCATGGCAACGGCGCCCAGCGTCTCGTATTCGATGACGGTCCGTCTGGAAGTGCCCGCGAGCGGAACCGCGGTCTCCCAGCTCACCACCGCCGTGGAGTCCTCCGGCGGATCGGTCACCGGCCTCGACGTGACCGCATCCGGCCACGAGAAGCTCCGGATCGACGTCACCATCGCCGCGACCTCCACCGCGCACGCGGACGAGATCGTCGAGAAGCTGCGCGGCATCGAGGGCGTCAGCCTCGGCAAGGTCTCCGACCGCACCTTCCTGATGCACCTCGGCGGCAAGATCGAGATGGCGTCCAAGCACCCCATCCGCAACCGTGACGACCTCTCGATGATCTACACCCCGGGCGTGGCCCGCGTGTGCATGGCGATCGCCGAGAACCCCGAGGACGCCCGGCGCCTGACCATCAAGCGCAACACCGTCGCAGTCGTGACGGACGGCTCCGCCGTGCTGGGCCTGGGCAACATCGGCCCGATGGCCGCCATGCCGGTCATGGAGGGCAAGGCGGCCCTCTTCAAGCGCTTCGCCGACATCGACGCCTGGCCGATCTGCCTGGACACCCAGGACCCCGACGAGATCGTGGCCGCCGTCAAGGCGATCGCCCCCGGCTTCGCGGGCATCAACCTGGAGGACATCTCCGCGCCGCGCTGCTTCGAGATCGAGGCACGCCTGCGCGAGGCCCTCGACATCCCCGTCTTCCACGACGACCAGCACGGCACCGCGATCGTCGTGCTCGCGGCCCTCACCAACGCACTGCGCGTGGTGGGCAAGGCAGTTGGCGACGTCAAGGTCGTCATGTCGGGCGCCGGCGCGGCCGGTACCGCCATCCTCAAGCTGCTCCTCGCGGCGGGCGTCAAGAACGCGGTGAGCGCCGACATCCACGGTGTCGTGCACGCGGGCCGCCCCGACCTCGTCGACGCCGCGGCCGACTCCCCGCTGCGCTGGATCGCCGACAACACCAACCCCGAGGGCTACACGGGCACGCTGAAGGAGGCCGTGGTCGGCGCCGACGTGTTCATCGGCGTCTCGGCCCCGAACGTGCTGTCCGGCGAGGACGTCGCCGCCATGGCGGAGGGCGCGATCGTGTTCGCGCTCGCGAACCCGGACCCGGAGGTGGACCCGGCCGTCGCCCGCCAGACCGCCGCCGTCGTCGCCACCGGCCGTTCCGACTTCCCGAACCAGATCAACAACGTGCTGGTCTTCCCGGGTGTCTTCCGCGGTCTGCTGGACGCTCAGTCCCGCACCGTGAACACGGAGATGATGCTGGCCGCCGCGAGCGCGCTGGCGGACGTCGTCGGCGAGGACGAGCTGAACGCGAACTACATCATCCCGTCGGTGTTCAACGACAAGGTCGCCGGTGCGGTCGCGGGTGCCGTCCGCAAGGCCGCCTCGGGGGCGTGAGCCCCGCTGTGACGGCCCTCACGACGCGCTGATCCCGGCGCGTCGCGAGATGCGGGCCCGACGGGCCGCCTCTAGGGTTGCGGGGATGCCCGCGAGGTCCGCGGTCCGCAGCGGCGTGTGAGCGAGGGCGTGGACGGAGCGTCACCGCGGCGTGACTGTGGCGCTTTTCGTGTGACCCCGACGGGTGCCGGATTGGCTTTCCCGCCGCTGGTGGGGGCAGGATGCGTAACCGGGCGAGAGGGTCTGACGTTCAGACCCGGGTCCGGGGACTGTCCTAGGGCCCTGGCAGCATCGGCTTCGATCTCACGCCTCTAAGGCAAGTTGAACACGGGAGTACAACATGAACCGCAGTGAGCTGGTGGCCGCTCTGTCCGAGCGCGCCGAGGTGACCCGCAAGGACGCCGACGCCGTTCTGGCCGCGCTCGCCGAGACCGTCGGCGAGATTGTCGCCAAGGGCGACGAGAAGGTCACCATCCCCGGCTTCCTGACCTTCGAGCGCACCCACCGTGCCGCTCGCACCGCGCGCAACCCGCAGACCGGCGACCCCATCCAGATCCCGGCCGGCTACAGCGTGAAGGTCTCCGCGGGCTCCAAGCTCAAGGAAGCCGCCAAGGGCAAGTAAGTCCTGCCCCGGCGCCGAGGGCCGCACAGGTCTTTGGAACGGCAGTAGCACGCAGAACGACGATGGGCGGTCACCCCCGGGCGGGGTGGCCGCCCATCGGCCTGTCCGGGGCCGGTCCGGCCCCGGTGGTCCGGGGCGGTCCGGCAGGCCCTGTGAGGCCCCGTCAGGGCCCTTGGCGGGGCCCCGGTATGCCCGTGGCATGCCCCACCCGGCCGCAGGAGGCCACGAGAAAGCCCCCCGGGCCCTGTGCGGGGCCCGGGGGGCTGTTGCGTACGTGCCGCGCGCGGCACGGCTCGTACGTCCCGTTACGGCTCAGACGAGGTCGCCGCCGGGGAGCTCGACCTTCGCGCCGAGTTCCACGAGCTTCTCCATGAAGTTCTCGTAGCCGCGGTTGATCAGGTCGATGCCGTGGACGCGCGAGGTGCCCTCGGCGGCCAGCGCCGCGATCAGGTACGAGAACCCGCCGCGCAGGTCGGGGATGACCAGGTCGGCGCCCTGCAGCTTGGTGGGGCCGGAGACGACCGCCGAGTGCAGGAAGTTGCGCTGGCCGAAGCGGCAGGCCGAGCCGCCCAGGCACTCGCGGTACAGCTGGATGTGAGCACCCATCTGGTTGAGCGCGGAGGTGAAGCCGAGCCGGGACTCGTAGACCGTCTCGTGGACGATCGACAGGCCGGAGGCCTGCGTCAGGGCCACGACCAGCGGCTGCTGCCAGTCGGTCTGGAAGCCGGGGTGGACGTCCGTCTCCAGCGCGATGGCGTTGAGCGGGCCGCCCGGGTGCCAGAAGCGGATGCCGTCGTCGTCGATCTCGAACGCCCCGCCGACCCGGCGGAAGGTGTTCAGGAAGGTCATCATCGAACGCTGCTGGGCGCCGCGCACGTAGATGTTGCCGCCGGTGGCGAGGGCCGCGGAAGCCCAGGAGGCGGCTTCCAGACGGTCCGGGAGGGCCTTGTGGTTGTAGCCGCCGAGGCGGTCGACGCCGGTGATCCGGATGGTCCGGTCGGTGTCGACGGAGATGATCGCGCCCATCTTCTGCAGGACGCAGATGAGGTCCTCGATCTCCGGCTCCACCGCGGCGTTGCTGAGCTCGGTGACGCCCTCGGCCAGGACGGCCGTCAGCAGCACCTGCTCGGTCGAGCCGACCGACGGGTAGGGGAGGCGGATCTTGCAGCCGCGCAGGCGCTGCGGGGCTTCCAGGTACTGGCCGCCCTCGCGCTTCTCGATGGTCGCGCCGAACTGGCGGAGCACGTCGAAGTGGAAGTCGATCGGCCGGCCGCCGATGTCGCAGCCGCCCAGACCCGGAATGAAGGCGTGGCCGAGCCGGTGCAGCAGGGGGCCGCAGAACAGGATCGGGATGCGTGAGGAGCCCGCGTGGGCGTCGATGTCGGCGACGTTCGCGCTCTCGACGTGGGTGGGGTCGAGGACGAGTTCGCCCGGCTCCTCGCCGGGACGGACCGTCACCCCGTGCAGCTGGAGCAGCCCGCGGACGACGCGCACGTCACGGATGTCGGGAACGTTGCGCAGCCGGCTGGGTTCGCTGCCGAGCAGAGCGGCGACCATGGCCTTGGGCACGAGGTTCTTCGCACCACGGACACGGATCTCGCCCTCGAGCGGGGTACCGCCGTGGACAAGCAGTACATCGTCACTGATGCCGGTCATGAATCTCGCGTTCCGGAGAGGGGTGGGCAGGGGGCCAGGGAAAAGGGTAAGGGTCACCACCCCCTTGTTCGTAAGGCCGACGTGGCCGTAGGACTGTCATGAATTCGGCACAACACCCTCCGTATCCACCACATGGCGGAGTGTTGCGTTCCGCCTACTCCGTCCGTGCGCGCTCCTCGCTGCTGCCGTGCGCCCTGAGCTGCGGGCGATCCGATCTCCGCGCCCGCTCCCCCTAATCGGCCGATGTGCGGGATCATGGCGGCATGACCGAGGTGTCCTCCCTCACAGGGCGGCTGCTCGTGGCCACCCCAGCCCTCGCGGACCCGAATTTCGACCGCGCGGTGGTGCTGCTGCTCGACCACGACGAGCAGGGCTCCCTCGGCGTGGTCCTCAACAGGCCGACGCCCGTGGGCGTCGGCGACGTCCTGCTGCCCTGGGCGCCCCTGGCGGGCGACCCCGGTGTGGTCTTCCAGGGCGGGCCCGTGGCGCTGGACTCGGCCCTGGGCCTCGCGGTCATCCCGGGCGAGGAGGGTCCGCTGGGCTGGCGCCGCGTGTACGGGGCGATCGGCCTGGTCGACCTGGAGGCGCCGCCGGAGCTGCTGGCCGCGGCCCTGGGAGGCCTGCGGATCTTCGCGGGTTACTCCGGCTGGGGACCGGGGCAGCTGGAGACGGAGCTCGGCGAGGGCGCCTGGTACGTGGTCGAGTCGGAGCCCGGGGACGTGTCCTTCCCCGACCCGGAGCGGCTCTGGCGGGCGGTGCTGCGCCGCCAGCGCAGCGACCTCGCGATGGTCGCCACCTATCCGGACGACCCGTCGCTCAACTGACTGGCGCGGGGTTAAGTACCCTGGGTTCCATGAGCACTCTTGAGCCCGAGCGCGGGACTGGCACGGGGACCCTCGTAGAGCCGACGCCGCAGGTGTCGCACGGTGACGGCGACCACGAGCGCTTCGCCCACTACGTCCAGAAGGACAAGATCATGGCGAGCGCCCTCGACGGGACCCCCGTCGTCGCGCTCTGCGGCAAGGTCTGGGTACCGGGCCGGGACCCGAAGAAGTACCCGGTCTGCCCCATGTGCAAGGAGATCTACGAGTCCATGGGCCCCGGTGGGGACAAGGACAAGGGCGGCAAGGACAAGTAGTCCGACCCCCGGCCCCCCTTTTCCGCAGGACCGAGACCCCCGGTGCGCGCCACAGCGCGTCCGGGGGTCTTTGCCGTGCCCGCACGGCGCGTTAGGGTCGGCGCCACGAGCGCCCTGCGGAACGAGCGTTGCGCAGCGCGCAACACGTGGTCGTGAAGGGCTGACGCATGGATCTGATCCCCGCACCGCAGGCCGTACTCCTCGACGAGGACGGGCGCCGCTTCGCCTTCGGACCCGAGCCGGTCCTCGACGCCGGGCCGGGCGCCGGGTCCGTCGCCCGCTGGCTGCGGCGGGAGCTGGGAGCGGCCACCGGCTGGGAACTGCCCGGGGTCGGGGCGGGTGCCGGGAACGGGTCCGGGAGCGGGTCCGGGTCCGGTTCCGGGGCGGGCGCGGTCGCGGAGCTGCGGCTGCGGATCGACCCGGGCGTCGCGGGGGACCGGGGCCCGGAGGCGTACCGCCTCGACATCGGCCCGGACGGGGCGGAGCTGGCGGGCGCGACGGCCGCCGGGCTCTTCTGGGGCGCCCAGACGCTGCGTCAGCTGCTGGGGCCCGACGCGTACCGCAAGGCGCCGCTGCCGGGCCGCACGTGGAGCCTGCCGTACGCCTCCGTCGCGGACGGCCCGCGCT encodes:
- a CDS encoding NAD-dependent malic enzyme; this translates as MATAPSVSYSMTVRLEVPASGTAVSQLTTAVESSGGSVTGLDVTASGHEKLRIDVTIAATSTAHADEIVEKLRGIEGVSLGKVSDRTFLMHLGGKIEMASKHPIRNRDDLSMIYTPGVARVCMAIAENPEDARRLTIKRNTVAVVTDGSAVLGLGNIGPMAAMPVMEGKAALFKRFADIDAWPICLDTQDPDEIVAAVKAIAPGFAGINLEDISAPRCFEIEARLREALDIPVFHDDQHGTAIVVLAALTNALRVVGKAVGDVKVVMSGAGAAGTAILKLLLAAGVKNAVSADIHGVVHAGRPDLVDAAADSPLRWIADNTNPEGYTGTLKEAVVGADVFIGVSAPNVLSGEDVAAMAEGAIVFALANPDPEVDPAVARQTAAVVATGRSDFPNQINNVLVFPGVFRGLLDAQSRTVNTEMMLAAASALADVVGEDELNANYIIPSVFNDKVAGAVAGAVRKAASGA
- a CDS encoding HU family DNA-binding protein; its protein translation is MNRSELVAALSERAEVTRKDADAVLAALAETVGEIVAKGDEKVTIPGFLTFERTHRAARTARNPQTGDPIQIPAGYSVKVSAGSKLKEAAKGK
- the murA gene encoding UDP-N-acetylglucosamine 1-carboxyvinyltransferase, with the translated sequence MTGISDDVLLVHGGTPLEGEIRVRGAKNLVPKAMVAALLGSEPSRLRNVPDIRDVRVVRGLLQLHGVTVRPGEEPGELVLDPTHVESANVADIDAHAGSSRIPILFCGPLLHRLGHAFIPGLGGCDIGGRPIDFHFDVLRQFGATIEKREGGQYLEAPQRLRGCKIRLPYPSVGSTEQVLLTAVLAEGVTELSNAAVEPEIEDLICVLQKMGAIISVDTDRTIRITGVDRLGGYNHKALPDRLEAASWASAALATGGNIYVRGAQQRSMMTFLNTFRRVGGAFEIDDDGIRFWHPGGPLNAIALETDVHPGFQTDWQQPLVVALTQASGLSIVHETVYESRLGFTSALNQMGAHIQLYRECLGGSACRFGQRNFLHSAVVSGPTKLQGADLVIPDLRGGFSYLIAALAAEGTSRVHGIDLINRGYENFMEKLVELGAKVELPGGDLV
- a CDS encoding YqgE/AlgH family protein, translating into MTEVSSLTGRLLVATPALADPNFDRAVVLLLDHDEQGSLGVVLNRPTPVGVGDVLLPWAPLAGDPGVVFQGGPVALDSALGLAVIPGEEGPLGWRRVYGAIGLVDLEAPPELLAAALGGLRIFAGYSGWGPGQLETELGEGAWYVVESEPGDVSFPDPERLWRAVLRRQRSDLAMVATYPDDPSLN
- a CDS encoding DUF3039 domain-containing protein; the protein is MSTLEPERGTGTGTLVEPTPQVSHGDGDHERFAHYVQKDKIMASALDGTPVVALCGKVWVPGRDPKKYPVCPMCKEIYESMGPGGDKDKGGKDK